ATTTCACTCTTTTTCAATTACAGACTTTTTATTTAATGACATTTAAGATTTCTTTAAAATCAAGATCATGAGATGTTGCTAATCCTTTGTTTGTCACTTGACCTTTATATATATTTATTCCAGTGCTTAATGCTTCGTTATCTTTAATGGCTTGTTCCAATCCTTTGTCACAAATTTCTAAAATATAATCAATATTTCCTTGCGCTAACGCCATTGTTGAAGTTCTTGGTACAGCACCTGGTTGATTAGGTACACCGTAATGGATTACACCTTCTTCTTCATATACTGGATCAGAAATTGTAGTTGGTCTGATTGTTTCTATGGTTCCACCTTGGTCAATAGCTATATCGATTAAGACTGAACCTTTTTTCATTGATTTAACCATTTCACGAGTAACCAATTTTGGTGGTTTAGCTCCAGGAATTAAAATTGTAGAAATAAATACATCTGCCTTTTTAATTTCCTCTGCTAAATTTTCTGGTGTTGATTTGACTACTGTGACATCTTTATCTGTATATTTTTCTTCTAAATATTTAATACGGTCATCATTTAACTCTAGAATAATTACTTTGGCATTTAATCCTAATGCAACATTAGCAGCATTTGTTGCTGCAACTCCGCCACCAAATATGACATATGTACTTCCTGGAATATTCACATTTTCATGAACACCAGTCACTAATGTACCTTGTCCACCATGTTGCGCTTCAGAGTAATACGCTCCCATAATTGCCGAACGTTGTCCTGCTATAGCACTCATTGGTGCAAGTAATTCTGCTTTTCCATTTTTCACAATTGTTTCACCACTAATAGCAGTTACACCAACTTCTTGCATTTTTTCAACTATTTGTTTAGAAGAAGCTAAATGTAAGAATCCCCAGATAATTTGATCTTTTTTAAAATATTGGTATTCACTTTCATGAGGTTCTTTAACTTTGATAACTAAGTCTGCTTCCCATGCTTGTTCGTGACTTACAATTTTTGCGCCTTCTTGCTCATACATTTCGTTGGAAAAACCTGAACCGATACCTGCATTTTTTTCAACGAGTACTTTATGACCTGCATCTGTTAACTTACGCACATTTTCAGGTGTGCAAGCTACACGACCTTCGCCTTGTTTTAATTCTTTGACTACTGCAACTAACATTTGCAACACTCCTCTTTATATTTGTGAATTAATTCACAATCATTTTATCTATTGGACATGCATATGTAAATACCATTAATTAATTATTCATATTTTATCTATAATTTGTTAATAAATATTTAATATAAAATTATTATTTATAAATATGATGTGCAATTATGCTATTATATTAAACTCTTATACTCGATATAATTTATAGTTGTATTTATACATTGACTCAAAATCTAAATAATCAAATCCGTTTTATTTTTGAATAAAGTTGTAACTCTTCTATTTAATAGGTGTTAAGTAAATAATTTATGAACTCACACACTTTATCTAGAATTTGGCTTTGTATTAATTTTTCCAAAATTGTTTCGTCTTTATTTACTGAAAATAAAAAAAGGCAATTTCTAATCATAAAAGTTAGAAATTGCCATTTAATATATAGTGGTAATTGTTAGTCAATCAGACATCGCTTTATATTTAAAAATGTGTTGAAATATATTTTCCAGAAACATACAATTCATGTTCATTACAAATTGATAATATGTGATTTAATGTTGTAGCAAATGACATTTGATCAAATAATGACTCACTATCTATTGGTACTTGTGTGTGAATTTCAGCAAGTCGTTTCGATAAATATAGTTCATCTAAATTGTCATTAATTTTATTACGTTGACCTGCAGATAATGCCTCTAAATTCTCAACAACATTTTCAACACTTTGATATTGCTGAATTAACTTAATAGCTGTTTTCTCACCAATACCTTTAACACCTGCATATCCATCTGCTGTATCACCCATAAACGCTTTAATATCAATTAGTTGTGGTGGTTCAAGGGCATATTCTTCATTAAATCGATGTAACGTATATCGATTATAAATGTTAAACCCTTTTTTAATTAACCAAACTTCAACATTGTCATTAATACATTGCAATAAATCTTTGTCGCCCGTAATAATATAAACATCGTTATCTGTTGAATATTGTTGCGCTAATGTTCCTATAACATCATCCGCTTCATAGTTTTTAACACCAATATTTACAAAGCCAAATTGCTCAGAAATTTCTTTAACATAATCAAATTGTGGTATCAATTCTTCTGGTGGTGCAGGGCGATTTTGCTTATAACCATCAAACATATCATTTCTAAACGTTGATTGGCCCATATCCCAACATACAGCAACATGTGTTGGTCTTATCTCATGTATAGCTGAAAAGATATGACGTACAAAGCCTTGTATCCCATTTGTAGGTACACCTTGTGAATTGTACATAAATTGTTTATGAAGACTTGTGGCATAAAAATGTCTAAATAATAACGCCATTCCATCTACAAGTAATATTTTATTTGGCATTTAAAACTATCCTTCTTTCTTAATATATAATTGTTTCAAGTTCTTTATGTTTATCTTTTAGTTGATTGATAAGTGAGTTATCTAAATCAAATGCTAATAAATCATTCACTTGTGTTTGAATATTATCTTCAAGATTTTTAAACTGCAATTCAGCTTCACTAGCCATTTGTTTAACGTAATCTTCAAGTTGATGTCTTAATAGCATCAACTGTGGCTGTAATAATTCAATTGTCTTATGACAAATCAACTCATGAATCTCCCTTTGTCCGTTTGGATTCAAAATTTTACGTTTAGTCAATTGTTTTGGTAGTGAACTTAACATATCATTTAAATCAATATGCAATAATGGTTGTTCTACTACTGAAGGTTCCAAATTAAATTGAGGATTAATAATTACATGTAATTGCTCTAATTGTTGCATAATTGGTGCGATTTGATTGTCAAGTTGTGCATTAAAATATTTTTTAATGCGTTCAGTAATTAAAGATTGCTCTAAAAATAGACGTTGATGTATTTGATCTAAATATACTTTTGATGAAATTTTCTTTTCCTCGTTAAAATCACTATTTTGCGTCATCTGTGTATTAAATACTGATTTAACATCATCAAGTAATTGTAATTTCAAACGTGCATTTAAATGATAAACTTGTTCTTCAACTTCATTATCTGTACTTTGTATAGTTGCATCGATTAACTGATATTGCAATCGCTGTTTATCTTTAAAAGTTTCTAACTTTTGCTGACGACGAGTAATATCCGCTTTATTGGTTTCAAATTCGCTAATCATTTCTACAAACGAATGATCAATTTGTTGTAATTGATGAATCATTTGTTGCTCTAAAATTAATTTAGACTCTACATCTACAAAATACTGAATACTTTCTTTTAATTGGTTAATACCTTTATCTGATGTCTTGAGTGCCTCTCGACTTGATACAGCAAAAATGTCTGAATGTAAATTAACTTGACTCAATGCATCTGATACATAATTTTTTACCGCTTCAAGATCATCAACATTTTCTGCTAAATCTGAAGCATTGATAACCATTTTAAATGCTTGATTCTCATTAAGTTGGTTCATATCCTTCATATGTTCGATAAATGCTTTATCATTATCCGTAAATGAATGATTAAAATAACTTACATATAAAATTAAGTCTGACGAAGTTAAAATTTGTTCAGTTTCATTTGTATGTCTTTGGTTATTAGAATGTAAACCTAATGAATCTACTATAATTTTCCCTTTTAACCATTCATGCTCCAATGCAATATGCACTGTTTTAACAAATGTCGCATATTCATCTTCTGCACTCCATTTCTTTAATTCTTGTTGATTTATAGCATGTTTTTCACCAATATTAAGCATTTCGTCATACATATTATAATGTTTTTCGATTGCTTGAATAAAAGCAAGTTGATTTTTATTTAATTGTGCTTTTAATTTTTCTAAATCTGCATTAATAAAGTCTTCGATTGTCGAAAATGCCATTCGGTGATACTCGACAACTGCATTAATTTCATTCAACAATTGTATTTTAGATTTCAAAGTAATATAACTTTCATTGCCATAAGATATTTCAGTTGTGGCTGCTGTAGTTGGGTTTGGTGAACTCACTAAAATATGTTCACCTAATAATGCATTAATTAAACTACTCTTACCTGCACTAAATGTTCCAAATACACCAATTTTCACTAACTTATTATCTAATCTAGTTAATGTATCCTTTATATCTTGCTTTGTACGATTAAACAATGGTACATCTGAAATAATGTCGAGTCCTTTTTTAATATCAATAGATGTCTCCGTTGATTTTAAATTTTGATTTAATTGTTGATGTTCTGACCTAATATGAATATTTTCTGTATTTGGGTTATACGTTGTTTCTTGTCTGCCAATCAATTTATCCAAAGATTCATCCAAATGAATATAGTAATGGCGATAATTCCTAGTCGTTAATGACTGACGTAACTCACTTAATTCTGTATAACGTTGATATTCTTTTAAATCGTCATTTTCTTCAGTTGGTAATTCATCTGCTTGCACATTCACTATAATTTCTTTGAAAATTGGCGTTGATTGTTGTTCCACATATTTTTTTATCGCTTTTACTACTTCATCCGAAAATGTTAAAACATAGGTATTACTAATTGATGTTTGAGGTTGATATAAGCTTTCAATCATTTCCGGTTTAATTTCATAATGCTGATTCAACACTTTGTCGGCCGTTTCTTTTTTATTAATGAAACGAGTTACGAATGACATATCTTCACGCATCGGTTGGCGTATTTGTTGATTGACATATTGTTGCAATGCATCTACTACTCTATCAAGTCGCTGTTGCTGTATTTGCTGCTTTTTCTTCTTTTTATTGAACAGCCCACCCACATTAAAATCTTGCGACATGCTTTCCAAATAACTACGTAACATTTCTCGCATATCGTGCGGCATAATATATGCATTTTCTAAAATATTTTTACGCTTATTCTTTAAAAATGTCATTAATTCATCTGGATTATTTAAAAGTTGTGCCTCTTCACTCACAGCTTGATGTTGCTGACTATTTAAAAATGCTTGTTCAAATTCATCTTCTTCAATTCCTAAATCTTCTAATACATCTTGAATTTCAGATTGGATATAATCAAGTTGAGCTTCAGTAATATAATCAACTGTTCTTGCAGTATAATCTTCAAGCGTTTCTCTCTGTTGATCTAAAGCGACAAGATAATTAGATAATGCTTCAAGTTCATTTTCAGGATGATCAAATTTTGAAACATAAAATATTCGTGACAATTTAATATCCCAATCTGCAATAGACTTTTCAACACGTTCTTTAAATTTATCAAATGATAATTCTTCATCTTGATGCTTGTCTATTTGATTGATAATAAATACTACTGGAATACCTACATCATTAATGTGTTTCATAAATTTGAAATTGAGTTCAGATTGCACGTGATTATAATCAACAGTATAAAAAATCATATTACTCGTATACATATACTGCTCAGTAATAGATTGATGCGATGCGACATTTGAATCCACACCTGGTGTATCTTGTAATGTAAACCCATTATCAAATTTAGATGATTGAAAATTAATTTCTACAGATTCAACGTCTACATTTTGACGATTCATTTCTCTTACTTCATCATAATTTGTTAATTTGGCATAAGTTTGATTTGGTAAATTAGCAATAATGTCTTCATTGTCGGATACAGAAACGATAGCCGTATTACTAGTTGTTGGTACAGGTGAACTTGGTAAAATATCTTGTTCAATAAGTAAATTAATTAATGTAGATTTACCTGCTGAAAAATGACCAACAAATGATAATGTGTATTGCTGTAGATAAACTTTTTTTATAACTTGATTTATTGTATGTAAAAGTGCATCATTTTGAGACTTTTCAACTTCTTTTTTTAATTTATACAAAAGATCTAATTGTTCTTTATTAATCATGTTACTTTCCCCTTTGATTCGTTCACATATTACTACCTTTTGTTAACCACGTCGATTTACAAAAAGTATAAATCTTCACGTATAACGTTATGTATAAATTTTATCATAGCCGCTTAATAAAACATATGAATAATCAATATTATACAAACAATCAATTTCAAAATTTCATTTTCCTAAAAATCGCAAATCAACTTTAAATTTTACAAAAAATATATTTTGTCACAGTTTGTTCACACACGTCACAGAATTGACACCGTATAATAGCCAAGTGGGAGGGAAACATGAAAAATACATTTAATCCATTACAAAGATTGCATTTCTATGCAGCATTATTTATCGCACCGTTGTTAATAACATTAACCATTTCGGGCATTGGTTATCTATTTTTTCCAGAAGTTGAAAATAACATCTATAAAAATGAATTTTTCAGCGATAGCGATATTAAAACACATCAAACATTAAACGATGCCGTCCATCAAGTTGAACGTAAATATGAAGGCTTCTTTGTCAGTAAAGTTAGTGTAATGGCAGAACCTTACAATAATCGAATCACAATAAGTGATATGGCAGGAAATCAACGGTATGTCTTTTTAGATCAGAATAACCAAATTGTTGCTGATCAAAATGCGAAACATACGTATTCAAACGTCATGCGGAATATACATAGTTCACTTTTCACTGAAAACACAATCATAAATTATTTGGTTGAGTTAACTGCCTGTTGGACTATATTTATGATTCTATCTGGTACGTATTTACTTATTAAAAAACATTTAATAACTAATAAAAGCAAGGCACTTCGTTGGCAAAAATGGCATGCAATACTTGGAATTATTATTGCAATTCCAGTATTTATTTTAGTCTTAACTGGATTGCCATGGTCTGGTTTTATGGGTAGTAAGATAGCGGGATTGATGGAAACAAATGGTAATCTTGGGCAATCTGAATTATCAATAAATCCACCTAAATCCGACTTGAATGAGTTACCTTGGGCCACCCGTAAAAATAAACAACCCGCGTCTTCAGAGAAGAGTTCAAATAGTCACCACGGCGGAATGGCAATGCCTCAGACAAATTTAGATCATCAAATTTCAATAGATAAAGTCGTTACTAACGCGCAAAAATCTGGCATTAAAAAGCCATTCTCAATTGTTTATCCTAGTGATAAACATGGCACCTTTATAGTGTCTAATACGAGTAACTCTGGCGTGACTGGTCTAGATGTCTCACCATACGACGAAAAAACACTTTACTTCGATCAATATAGTGGCAAAGAACTTGGTACAATTAAATATGATGATTATGGTATTATAGCTAAATGGTTTACTTGGGGTATTCCACTTCATGAGGGTCATTTATTTGGAATTTTAAATAAAATCATTAATTTACTTGTTTGTATTGCTTTATTAGTAGCGATTGGTATGGGGGTTGTATCGTGGATAAAGCGTACAAAAAATGCTTCTGTGAAATTACCACATCGCGTCAAAAAACCAGCATCATTATCTTTAGTTATATTCTTAGTGATATTAGGATTGTTAATGCCTTTATTTGGATTATCTCTCATACTAGTATTTATAATTGAATTAATTTTGTATCTTAAAGATCGAAAAACTAAGCAATAATATATACAAGATTAAAAATCAAACTAAAGAATTAACAGAAACTTTTCATCAGTCAAATTTAATAAAATCCAAAAATAAAAGCATCTAAAACGTATTTTTAGGTCGAAATTATAAGACCCTAAATACGAAATAGATGCTTTTTATTAATTCATATGCATGTCATGTATTTTCATCATTAAACCGTGAGGAACATCATCATGTTCAACAACATCTTGTTTATAAAATGTCTTACCATCATCTTTAGAGACAAGTTTAACAAAGTCCCCTTTTTTCGGTTTAAAATTATCAGCTGGTTTTACTTTAACATTATGTTTTACTAATCCATCTTTTTCACTGACAACTTTTTCAGCATTTGTATCACTATTCATATACCCATAATATGTTGTTTTTTGACTTGAAAAAATCATTAAACAAATCACTGCAATTCCAATAACGACCAATGCTATAGATAAACCTAGACCCATTTTTTTACCCATTTATATACTCCTCCACATTAAGCATTATATATCTATTTTTATTTAGACATATCAACTTACGCCTTTAATCTAACATTAAAGTTACTATGATAAAATAATTGCTAACCAATTACATTTAAAAAACTAATTTTCAGTACCTTTACGTTCAGCCTTTTTACCCCAATATTGATAATACGTACACTCGATATAACCATTAAATAGCTTACGTCTCTTCGTCGCTTTACGATCTACTAAATATTCAAATTCTTTATTACTTGTTAAAATGTATGTCGATAAATATGGATGTTGTTTCATTAGTTTACCGATATAACGGTACATTTCTTCAACTTCTTCACGGTCACCTATACGTTCACCATAAGGTGGGTTTCCAATTAATGCCACAGGTTCTTCCGTATCGATTGTCAAAGTATTTACATCTTTGACACTAAATTTAATAATGTCCGCTAAACCAACTTCTTCGGCATTTCGTTTTGCAATTTCAACCATCTCTGGATCAATATCTGAAGCAAAGACTTCGATTTCTTTATCATAATCTGCCATTTTATCTGCTTCGTCTCTATAATCATCATAAATATTTGCCGGCATGATATTCCATTGCTCTGATACGAATTCACGATTAAATCCAGGTGCAATATTTTGAGCAATTAGACAAGCTTCAATGGCAATTGTTCCGGATCCACAAAATGGATCAATTAATGGCGTATCACCTTTCCAGTTTGCAAGACGAATTAAACTTGCTGCTAACGTCTCTTTAATTGGCGCCTCACCTTGTGCTAGTCTGTATCCACGTCTATTCAAACCTGACCCTGATGTATCAATAGTCAGTAATACATTATCTTTTAAAATAGCAACTTCAACTGGATACTTAGCACCTGATTCATTTAACCAGCCTTTTTCATTGTAAGCACGCTTTAAACGTTCAACTATAGCCTTTTTAGTAATAGCCTGACAATCTGGCACACTATGAAGTGTCGATTTAACACTACGTCCTTGAACTGGGAAATTACCTTCTTTATCTATAATAGATTCCCATGGCAATGCTTTAGTTTGTTCGAATAATTCGTCAAACGTTGTTGCATTAAAGCGACCAACTACAATTTTGATTCTGTCAGCTGTGCGCAACCATAAATTAGCTTTTACAATTGCACTTGCGTCCCCTTCAAAAAAGATTCGACCATTTTCAACATTTGTTTCATAGCCTAATTCTTGTATTTCTTTTGCAACAACCGCTTCTAATCCCATCGGACAAACTGCAAGTAATTGAAACATATATAATTCTCCTTTTAAACAGCTATTTTATTCTTAATCAGTGTTTGTAAATTGTTTATCATAACAGTTAATTATTTCACTGTGAATATTTTAATTTTAATAAAAAATGAGGCATTGCCATTATATCAAGACAAACTATTCATTTTAAGTGTTTTTTTCATGAAAAAAGCTCTCCATCATCTAGGAGAGCTAAACTAGTAGTGATATTTCTATAAGCCATGTTCTGTTCCATCGTACTCATCACGTGCACTAGTCACACTGGTACTCAGGTGATAACCATCTGTCTACACCACTTCATTTCGAGAAGTGTGTCTCGTTTATACGTTGAATTCCGTTAAACAAGTGCTCCTACCAAATTTGGATTGCTCACTCGAGGGGTTTACCGCGTTCCACCTTTTATATTTCTATAAAAGCTACGTCACTGTGGCACTTTCAAATTACTCTATCCATATCGAAGACTTAGGATATTTCATTGCCGTCAAATTAATGCCTTGATTTATTGTTTCATCAAGCACGAACACTACAATCATCTCAGACTGTGTGAGCATGGACTTTCCTCTATTTAAAAATAGCGATTACCCAAAATATCACTTTTAAAATTATAACATAGTCATTATTGGTAAGACAGTTAAACTTTTGTATTTAGTAATTATTTACCAAATACAGCTTTTTCTAAGTTTGAAATACGTTTTAATATATCTACATTATTTGAAGATGCGTTTGTTGTTGTATTATTTGAAGAAAAACTTTTATTATCTTGAGGTCTAGATGTTGCTACACGTAGTCTTAATTCTTCTAATTCTTTTTTAAGTTTATGGTTCTCTTCTGACAATTTTACAACTTCGTTATTCATATCGGCCATTTTTTGATAATCAGCAATAATGTCATCTAAAAATGCATCTACTTCTTCTCTTCTATAGCCACGAGCCATTGTTTTTTCAAAATCTTTTTCGTAAATATCTTTTGCTGATAATTTCAATGAAACATCTGACATTTTTTCCACCTCATTAGAAACTTTGATCTTCAGACCACTGTAAGTCATTGATGAATGCTGTTAATTCATCGAACGTCACAATATCACAAGTATAGTTTGTTTTTTCCATAAAATCAACTAACATCTGCTTGAAGAACTTAGGGCTGGCCTCTTGTTCCTCATCATAAATGAGCAATGTTTGATCTGAATGTTCAAGCATAAATTGATCTGCTTGCTTAAATTGAAAAGGACCTTGATACGGTGTATGAAAAATACTATCAACATAGTCTGCATGCTTAATAATATTGGCATACTTACTTTGATTATGTTCATTCCACTTTTCAGTATGTCCTAGAAACGGTGTAATAACAGCGAACTTTAGCGATTCGTGCGCTTTTTGAAGTTCAATCACCACTTCAGCAGTCCATAATTCTATACCCATTTGTCCTTGAATTAACACCCATTCTAATCCTTCATCTAACAATTGTTCGATTTTATGCTTTATAAAATGTTTTAAGTAATGTACTTCGGGTGCGTCGTCTTTAAAAATATTTAATTCAAATGATTTATAACCTGTCACATAAACTGTTTTAACCATAAATACCCTCTTTAACTAAGCCATCTAAAATATTTTGCAAATCATATTGAACACTTTTCAGCTTTTCAATAAATAACTTTCTGCTAGTTCTTTTAAAATGGCACTCAACAGATAATTGTTCGATGTTTGAAATCAATAATTCAAATTTCCTTTGATTCATATAAGGTACATGAATAATTGATTCGCGTTGTAATTTCATTTCATTTAATAAATTATCAATATGTACTGTATATGGTTTTACAATTTTGTAAAAATCATGATCCAGTTGTTGTGATTTAACACTCTCAAAATTTCGTTGCATGTTATTAACTTCATAAATAAGTGCTTCGACTATATCATTCATGAGGACGCCTCCTACATTTTTAAATTTATCACAATATACTACAATAGTCATGTTTTAAGACTTTAATTGATTTTAATTTTTTATATTTCAAAAATAGTCAGCTTGTGTAACAAGATAATCTAAAAACTTCCTATATAAATGGTGATTTTTATAGCTAGACCATTTATCAATAAATACGACTAATCTTTTATTTACTTTTTAAGGACTTTTTTGATATGTTTTAAAAATCCAACCTGTCATTACAATTACACATTATCACTAATTTTTAAAAAACTTGTTTTAGATTTTAATTTTTAGAAGCAAATCTTTTACAAAGTATAAATTCATGTGTAAATTTCCAACAATAACGGTAAATGTATTATAATAATATTGTGTTAATGTCGAAATCACGTTAAAATAAGCTTTGGTGTATTGTGTCTTTCGCATTTATACTAATTTAAGTTTGGTGTTTTACTATAATGTTGTGTATAATGAACATCGTTTACTACCAAACTTGTGTGGTGAAATTTATGAATTATCCAAATGGTAAACCATATCGTAAAAATAGTGCTATAGACGGAGGGAAAAAGCCTCCTGCCTTTAGTAATATTGAATACGGTGGACGTGGTATGTCACTTGAAAAAGATATCGAACATTCAAATTCGTTTTATCTTAAAAGCGACATTGCTGTTATTCATAAGAAACCTACTCCTGTGCAGATAGTTAATGTTAATTATCCAAAACGGAGTAAAGCTGTGATTAATGAAGCATATTTTCGTACACCTTCAACAACTGATTACAATGGCGTTTACCAAGGTTATTATATTGACTTTGAAGCAAAGGAGACTAAAAATAAAACTTCCTTCCCTTTAAACAATATCCATGACCACCAAGTCGAACATATGAAAAGTGCATATCAACAAAAAGGTATTGTATTTTTAATGATTCGTTTTAAAACGCTAGATGAAGTTTATCTTTTACCTTATTCAAAATTCGAAATATTTTGGAATAGATACAAAGATGATATTAAAAAATCTATAACAGTTGATGAAATACGAAAAAATGGTTACCATATTCCTTATCAGTATCAACCAAGATTAGACTATCTAAAAGCAGTTGATAAGTTGATATTAGATGAAAGTGAGGACCGCGTATGACGGAAAACAAAGGATCTTCTCAGCCAAAGAAAAATGGGAACAATGGCGGGAAATCCAATTCAAAAAAGAATAGAAATGTGAAGAGAACGATTATTAAGATTATTGGCTTCATGATTATTGCATTTTTCGTTGTTCTTTTACTAGGTATCTTATTGTTTGCTTATTATGCTTGGAAAGCACCTGCTTTTACCGAAGCTAAATTACAAGATCCAATTCCTGCAAAGATATATGACAAGAATGGTGAACTTGTTAAAACATTAGATAATGGTCAAAGACATGAGCACGTTAACTTAAAAGATGTGCCAAAATCAATGAAAGATGCAGTATTAGCAACTGAAGACAATCGTTTCTACGAACATGGTGCGCTAGATTATAAACGTTTGTTTGGTGCGATTGGTAAGAACTTAACAGGTGGATTTGGTTCTGAAGGTGCTTCAACTTTAACACAACAAGTTGTTAAGGATGCATTTTTATCTCAACATAAATCTATCGGTCGTAAAGCTCAAGAAGCATACTTATCATATCGTTTAGAACAAGAATATAGTAAAGATGATATATTCCAAGTATATCTAAATAAAATTTACTATTCTGATGGTGTAACTGGTATTAAAGCTGCAGCTAAGTATTATTTCAACAAAGATTTGAAAGATTTAAACTTAGCTGAGGAAGCATATTTAGCAGGTTTACCTCAGGTTCCAAACAATTATAATATTTATGATCATCCTAAAGCCGCTGAAGATCGTAAAGACACTGTTTTATACTTAATGCATTATCATAAGCGTATTACGGATAAACAGTGGCAAGAAGCGAAGAAAATTGACCTTAAAGCTAATTTAGTTAATCGTACTAAAGAAGAACGTCAAAACATTGATACAAATCAAGATTCTGAGTATAATTCTTACGTTAACTTTGTAAAATCTGAATTAATGAACAACAAAGAGTTCAAAGATGATAATTTAGGTAATGTTTTACAAAGTGGCATTAAGATTTATACAAATATGGATAAAGATGTTCAAAAAACATTACAAAATGATGTTGATAACGGTAGCTTCTACAAGAACAAAGACCAACAAGTTGGTGCAACAATTCTTGATAGTAAAACTGGTGGTTTAGTTGCCATCTCTGGTGGACGTGATTTCAAAGATGTCGTTAACCGAAACCAAGCAACAGACCCTCACCCTACTGGTTCATCTTTAAAACCATTCTTAGCGTATGGTCCTGCCATTGAAAATATGAAATGGGCAACAAACCATGCGATTCAAGATGAGTCTTCATATCAAGTTGAAGGATCTACATTTAGAAACTATGATACTAAGAGTCATGGTACAGT
This is a stretch of genomic DNA from Staphylococcus roterodami. It encodes these proteins:
- a CDS encoding 5'-3' exonuclease; translation: MPNKILLVDGMALLFRHFYATSLHKQFMYNSQGVPTNGIQGFVRHIFSAIHEIRPTHVAVCWDMGQSTFRNDMFDGYKQNRPAPPEELIPQFDYVKEISEQFGFVNIGVKNYEADDVIGTLAQQYSTDNDVYIITGDKDLLQCINDNVEVWLIKKGFNIYNRYTLHRFNEEYALEPPQLIDIKAFMGDTADGYAGVKGIGEKTAIKLIQQYQSVENVVENLEALSAGQRNKINDNLDELYLSKRLAEIHTQVPIDSESLFDQMSFATTLNHILSICNEHELYVSGKYISTHF
- a CDS encoding PepSY domain-containing protein, translated to MKNTFNPLQRLHFYAALFIAPLLITLTISGIGYLFFPEVENNIYKNEFFSDSDIKTHQTLNDAVHQVERKYEGFFVSKVSVMAEPYNNRITISDMAGNQRYVFLDQNNQIVADQNAKHTYSNVMRNIHSSLFTENTIINYLVELTACWTIFMILSGTYLLIKKHLITNKSKALRWQKWHAILGIIIAIPVFILVLTGLPWSGFMGSKIAGLMETNGNLGQSELSINPPKSDLNELPWATRKNKQPASSEKSSNSHHGGMAMPQTNLDHQISIDKVVTNAQKSGIKKPFSIVYPSDKHGTFIVSNTSNSGVTGLDVSPYDEKTLYFDQYSGKELGTIKYDDYGIIAKWFTWGIPLHEGHLFGILNKIINLLVCIALLVAIGMGVVSWIKRTKNASVKLPHRVKKPASLSLVIFLVILGLLMPLFGLSLILVFIIELILYLKDRKTKQ
- the ald gene encoding alanine dehydrogenase, with amino-acid sequence MLVAVVKELKQGEGRVACTPENVRKLTDAGHKVLVEKNAGIGSGFSNEMYEQEGAKIVSHEQAWEADLVIKVKEPHESEYQYFKKDQIIWGFLHLASSKQIVEKMQEVGVTAISGETIVKNGKAELLAPMSAIAGQRSAIMGAYYSEAQHGGQGTLVTGVHENVNIPGSTYVIFGGGVAATNAANVALGLNAKVIILELNDDRIKYLEEKYTDKDVTVVKSTPENLAEEIKKADVFISTILIPGAKPPKLVTREMVKSMKKGSVLIDIAIDQGGTIETIRPTTISDPVYEEEGVIHYGVPNQPGAVPRTSTMALAQGNIDYILEICDKGLEQAIKDNEALSTGINIYKGQVTNKGLATSHDLDFKEILNVIK
- a CDS encoding dynamin family protein, with product MINKEQLDLLYKLKKEVEKSQNDALLHTINQVIKKVYLQQYTLSFVGHFSAGKSTLINLLIEQDILPSSPVPTTSNTAIVSVSDNEDIIANLPNQTYAKLTNYDEVREMNRQNVDVESVEINFQSSKFDNGFTLQDTPGVDSNVASHQSITEQYMYTSNMIFYTVDYNHVQSELNFKFMKHINDVGIPVVFIINQIDKHQDEELSFDKFKERVEKSIADWDIKLSRIFYVSKFDHPENELEALSNYLVALDQQRETLEDYTARTVDYITEAQLDYIQSEIQDVLEDLGIEEDEFEQAFLNSQQHQAVSEEAQLLNNPDELMTFLKNKRKNILENAYIMPHDMREMLRSYLESMSQDFNVGGLFNKKKKKQQIQQQRLDRVVDALQQYVNQQIRQPMREDMSFVTRFINKKETADKVLNQHYEIKPEMIESLYQPQTSISNTYVLTFSDEVVKAIKKYVEQQSTPIFKEIIVNVQADELPTEENDDLKEYQRYTELSELRQSLTTRNYRHYYIHLDESLDKLIGRQETTYNPNTENIHIRSEHQQLNQNLKSTETSIDIKKGLDIISDVPLFNRTKQDIKDTLTRLDNKLVKIGVFGTFSAGKSSLINALLGEHILVSSPNPTTAATTEISYGNESYITLKSKIQLLNEINAVVEYHRMAFSTIEDFINADLEKLKAQLNKNQLAFIQAIEKHYNMYDEMLNIGEKHAINQQELKKWSAEDEYATFVKTVHIALEHEWLKGKIIVDSLGLHSNNQRHTNETEQILTSSDLILYVSYFNHSFTDNDKAFIEHMKDMNQLNENQAFKMVINASDLAENVDDLEAVKNYVSDALSQVNLHSDIFAVSSREALKTSDKGINQLKESIQYFVDVESKLILEQQMIHQLQQIDHSFVEMISEFETNKADITRRQQKLETFKDKQRLQYQLIDATIQSTDNEVEEQVYHLNARLKLQLLDDVKSVFNTQMTQNSDFNEEKKISSKVYLDQIHQRLFLEQSLITERIKKYFNAQLDNQIAPIMQQLEQLHVIINPQFNLEPSVVEQPLLHIDLNDMLSSLPKQLTKRKILNPNGQREIHELICHKTIELLQPQLMLLRHQLEDYVKQMASEAELQFKNLEDNIQTQVNDLLAFDLDNSLINQLKDKHKELETIIY